In one Flavobacteriales bacterium genomic region, the following are encoded:
- a CDS encoding aldehyde dehydrogenase family protein, with translation MSPTPAEAASARTLYRPANFLHGHWSSEGDGSTQAVLDKYQGTEIARIPHASEAQMEAAITAAQRAFPAFRKLSAGERSERLERLAGLLKEHEEELAQLIMREAGKPIGYARTEIARCIVTVRTAAAEALRFGGEVVPIDYGAGAGRTAFTKRHPIGIIAAITPFNFPLNLVLHKVAPALAIGCPVILKPAPQAPLSALALSRFIAQLGYPDGAFSCMLCGIPVAEKLVKDPRIAMLSFTGSDKVGWHLKAICGKKKVALELGGNAAVIVDEGADLPAVAKAVAAGSFLYAGQICISTQRIFAVERVFERFRDLLVQEVGRIPCGDPADPGTIVGPIIDRGHLLRIAAWVEEARQGGAQVLAGGHAVDEARNVYAATLLTGTDNSMKVSCAEAFGPVATVERVRDFKAAIDAVNDSSFGLQAGVFTDSLAHMRMAHEELEVGGVIINGIPGFRVDSMPYGGIKDSGLGREGIRYAIEEMSEPRLLVY, from the coding sequence ATGTCCCCCACCCCAGCGGAGGCCGCCTCCGCACGCACCCTGTACCGGCCGGCCAACTTCCTGCATGGCCATTGGTCCTCCGAAGGCGATGGCAGCACCCAGGCGGTGCTGGACAAGTACCAAGGCACCGAGATAGCCCGCATCCCGCACGCCAGCGAAGCCCAGATGGAAGCGGCCATCACCGCCGCCCAGCGAGCGTTCCCGGCGTTCCGCAAGCTGAGTGCGGGTGAGCGCAGCGAGCGGCTGGAGCGATTGGCGGGCCTGCTCAAGGAGCACGAGGAGGAACTGGCGCAGCTCATCATGCGCGAGGCGGGCAAGCCGATCGGCTATGCACGCACCGAGATCGCGCGGTGCATCGTCACCGTGCGCACGGCCGCGGCCGAGGCGCTGCGCTTCGGCGGCGAGGTGGTGCCCATCGACTATGGCGCAGGCGCGGGCAGGACGGCATTCACCAAGCGTCACCCGATCGGCATCATCGCCGCCATCACACCGTTCAACTTCCCGCTCAACCTGGTACTGCACAAGGTGGCGCCGGCGCTGGCCATCGGCTGCCCGGTCATCCTGAAGCCCGCGCCGCAGGCCCCGCTCAGCGCCCTGGCGCTCTCCCGCTTCATCGCGCAGCTGGGCTATCCCGACGGGGCATTCAGCTGCATGCTCTGCGGGATCCCGGTGGCGGAGAAGCTCGTGAAGGACCCGCGCATCGCCATGCTCAGCTTCACCGGAAGCGACAAGGTGGGCTGGCACCTGAAAGCCATCTGCGGGAAGAAGAAGGTGGCCCTCGAGCTCGGCGGCAACGCGGCCGTGATCGTGGACGAGGGCGCCGACCTGCCCGCTGTGGCCAAGGCCGTGGCCGCTGGCTCCTTCCTCTACGCCGGCCAGATCTGCATCAGCACCCAGCGCATCTTCGCCGTGGAGCGCGTGTTCGAGCGCTTCCGCGACCTGCTGGTCCAGGAGGTGGGCCGCATTCCCTGCGGCGACCCGGCCGATCCCGGCACCATCGTGGGGCCCATCATCGATAGGGGCCACCTGCTCCGCATCGCTGCATGGGTCGAAGAGGCCCGGCAGGGCGGGGCCCAGGTGCTTGCCGGCGGGCACGCGGTGGATGAGGCGCGCAACGTGTATGCAGCCACCCTGCTCACCGGCACGGACAACTCGATGAAGGTGAGCTGCGCCGAGGCCTTCGGCCCGGTCGCCACCGTGGAACGCGTGCGGGATTTCAAGGCCGCGATCGACGCAGTGAACGACAGCAGCTTCGGGCTTCAGGCGGGCGTCTTCACCGATAGCCTCGCGCATATGCGCATGGCCCACGAGGAGCTCGAGGTGGGAGGCGTCATCATCAACGGAATCCCCGGTTTCCGGGTGGATAGCATGCCCTACGGCGGCATCAAGGACAGCGGCTTGGGGCGCGAGGGCATCCGGTACGCCATCGAGGAGATGAGCGAGCCACGGCTGCTGGTGTACTGA
- a CDS encoding tyrosine-protein phosphatase, whose translation MKQHQIIKAVQHTIADMEGLDAAVLYGSFARGDATPNSDIDLGLLVNDRFRQEDLITTLKDVRPSPDHVMPVAMRGKVVAWFHGMHVKLEMAIHRDLATFGRDLAGSAIPEERLPGAILLDRTGNVLDGARAVQQVGYRPHTIDELVQMFIYEFDNLSTFHRRSDGYRALYFHQIALHCLVQLMNMRANGDCFQFLPRNLLVNITDRDRRRRIYELNGSMYLPDMDRKKRALLDMFHNTLSELAYPFAEEVREVLELMYERDRYWNLRAVGTHSPLVRWPNLLRSSLPALMEPEKLKELLDRNTIHTIIDLRAPQELEEHAYSDEALSKVHYVHAPFDPWAQPDWFKEPAYQQGGNQEIAYRFFALGCRESIKAVVDALRRVPEGQGALIHCHAGKDRTGIVCTLLHLLSGADREVVLVDYLASESDTYAHNLEIVLQIIEREGGIRGYLINCGVADHEIADLQQRLIHG comes from the coding sequence ATGAAGCAGCATCAGATCATCAAAGCAGTGCAACATACTATCGCCGACATGGAAGGCCTGGATGCCGCAGTGCTCTATGGATCCTTTGCCCGAGGCGATGCAACCCCGAACTCGGACATCGATCTGGGCCTGCTCGTGAACGACCGTTTCCGGCAGGAGGATCTCATCACAACCCTGAAGGACGTGCGGCCCTCACCGGACCATGTCATGCCGGTAGCCATGCGAGGCAAGGTGGTCGCCTGGTTCCACGGCATGCACGTCAAACTGGAAATGGCCATCCATCGGGACCTAGCCACCTTCGGGCGGGACCTGGCGGGGTCGGCGATCCCTGAAGAGCGGCTGCCGGGCGCCATTTTGTTGGACCGTACGGGGAACGTGCTGGATGGTGCCCGAGCGGTGCAGCAGGTGGGATACCGTCCGCATACCATCGATGAGTTGGTGCAGATGTTCATCTATGAGTTCGACAACCTGTCCACGTTCCATCGCAGGAGCGACGGATACCGCGCACTCTATTTCCACCAGATCGCACTGCATTGCCTGGTACAGCTCATGAACATGCGGGCCAACGGCGATTGCTTCCAGTTCCTGCCCAGAAACTTGTTGGTGAACATCACGGACAGGGATCGGAGGAGGCGCATCTACGAGCTCAATGGCTCCATGTACCTCCCCGATATGGACAGGAAGAAGCGGGCGCTACTGGACATGTTCCACAACACCCTCAGCGAATTGGCCTATCCCTTCGCGGAAGAGGTACGCGAAGTCCTGGAACTGATGTACGAAAGGGATCGGTACTGGAACCTGCGGGCCGTAGGTACCCATTCCCCCTTGGTCCGATGGCCGAACCTGTTGCGAAGCAGCTTGCCTGCGCTCATGGAACCGGAAAAGTTGAAGGAGCTGCTCGACAGGAACACCATTCACACCATCATCGATCTGCGCGCACCCCAGGAACTGGAAGAGCACGCATACTCCGATGAAGCGCTGAGCAAGGTCCACTATGTGCATGCCCCATTCGACCCGTGGGCGCAACCCGATTGGTTCAAGGAACCCGCCTATCAGCAGGGTGGCAACCAGGAGATTGCCTATCGCTTCTTCGCGCTGGGGTGCCGGGAGAGCATCAAGGCGGTCGTCGACGCGCTGCGCAGAGTGCCTGAAGGACAGGGAGCGTTGATCCATTGCCATGCCGGCAAGGACAGGACCGGCATTGTGTGCACATTGCTCCATCTCTTGTCCGGGGCAGACAGGGAAGTAGTGTTGGTCGATTACCTCGCCAGCGAGTCCGACACGTACGCCCATAACCTGGAGATCGTGCTCCAGATCATTGAGCGCGAAGGAGGCATTCGGGGATACTTGATCAACTGCGGCGTTGCCGACCACGAGATCGCGGACCTTCAACAACGATTGATCCATGGCTGA
- a CDS encoding WG repeat-containing protein, whose protein sequence is MNWRDIKPSLDGSHFLLEGKPLWRDRFTAVMSFHAPGVAPVQDASGWYHIDANGHPLYTARFQKAFGFYFARAAVMDPEGWFHIDLSGKACYPERYPWCGNYQEGVCSVRSKEGYFHIDSKGRPIYAARFDYAGDARDGIICAVENSEAFHIRFDGSRLYAHTYRFVNVYHKGFALALDEKGWFHIDRSGRPLAAHRFPYLEPFYNGVAFAIDQEGNPVAVSEAGLVTRLS, encoded by the coding sequence ATGAACTGGCGTGATATTAAGCCATCATTGGACGGATCACACTTCCTGCTCGAGGGGAAGCCCCTATGGAGGGATCGCTTCACAGCCGTGATGTCGTTCCATGCACCGGGCGTGGCCCCGGTTCAGGATGCATCCGGATGGTACCACATCGATGCTAATGGGCATCCATTGTACACCGCCCGCTTCCAGAAAGCCTTTGGGTTTTATTTCGCAAGGGCCGCTGTAATGGATCCAGAGGGTTGGTTCCACATCGACCTGAGCGGCAAGGCTTGCTATCCTGAGCGATACCCGTGGTGCGGCAACTATCAGGAGGGCGTCTGTTCGGTACGCTCCAAGGAAGGCTATTTCCACATCGACTCCAAAGGGCGACCGATTTATGCGGCACGGTTCGATTACGCTGGTGATGCCAGGGATGGGATTATTTGCGCAGTAGAGAATAGTGAGGCTTTCCACATCCGGTTCGATGGCAGCCGCCTTTATGCGCACACCTACCGCTTTGTGAACGTATACCACAAGGGCTTTGCGTTGGCTTTGGACGAGAAGGGCTGGTTCCATATCGACCGGTCTGGTCGCCCCTTAGCCGCGCACCGGTTCCCCTACCTGGAACCCTTTTACAATGGGGTCGCTTTTGCGATCGACCAGGAGGGCAATCCCGTTGCCGTATCCGAAGCGGGGTTGGTCACTCGTCTGAGTTGA
- a CDS encoding methyltransferase, producing the protein MAERLEHLFTGYWKYLAVRAACKLDLFDHIASGMRNVADLTSVINADARALDNLIGALVHEGYLRRSDIGLGLSPEAERLCADHPESAKHACLLWGAEHMDAWQQLDVSIRSGQAVFPILYGAPFFCYLDGLPDRAVEYHKAMFAYASQDYKGIADVLDLSQYRSVMDVGGGNGALIGSLRAAYPEVTFRIFDIQDHRTEGTRDVAFLQGDFFKGVPEGSDALLLSRVIHDWNDAEAMAILGNCHAALPPHGALHLIENDLSLLGDGGHLLSMNMLAVCGSRERSVKEYEQLLERSGFLVLDHVHHGKQAIIKAQRS; encoded by the coding sequence ATGGCTGAACGACTTGAGCACCTCTTCACCGGATACTGGAAGTACCTCGCTGTCAGGGCGGCGTGCAAACTGGACCTCTTCGATCACATCGCTTCGGGCATGCGGAATGTGGCGGACCTCACTTCGGTCATCAACGCAGATGCACGTGCTTTGGATAACCTCATCGGGGCACTTGTGCATGAAGGCTACTTGCGCCGATCGGATATCGGGCTCGGTCTATCACCAGAGGCTGAGCGGCTATGTGCTGACCATCCTGAAAGTGCGAAGCATGCCTGCCTGCTGTGGGGCGCCGAGCACATGGATGCCTGGCAGCAGCTTGACGTCAGCATCCGCTCGGGACAGGCCGTTTTTCCCATACTCTATGGTGCTCCTTTCTTCTGCTACTTGGACGGTCTTCCGGATCGCGCCGTCGAGTACCATAAAGCCATGTTCGCATATGCCTCACAGGACTATAAGGGAATAGCTGATGTCCTGGACCTGTCCCAATACCGATCGGTCATGGACGTGGGAGGCGGCAATGGGGCGCTGATCGGCTCCTTGCGAGCAGCATATCCGGAAGTCACCTTCCGCATCTTCGATATCCAAGACCACCGTACCGAAGGCACCCGCGATGTGGCGTTCCTCCAAGGCGACTTCTTCAAGGGTGTTCCGGAAGGCTCCGATGCCTTGCTCCTGAGCAGGGTCATCCATGATTGGAATGATGCCGAAGCCATGGCGATCCTTGGGAATTGCCACGCAGCACTCCCCCCACATGGAGCCCTCCATCTCATCGAGAACGATCTGTCCCTCTTGGGGGATGGAGGACATCTGCTATCGATGAACATGCTTGCCGTTTGCGGAAGCCGGGAGCGTTCCGTGAAGGAATACGAGCAGCTCCTGGAGCGTTCAGGATTCCTGGTCCTGGACCATGTACATCACGGAAAGCAGGCCATCATCAAAGCGCAACGATCATGA